A window from Nitrospira sp. ND1 encodes these proteins:
- a CDS encoding DegQ family serine endoprotease, protein MKRPTQSVSAIAGIAALGAALLWSYLPLTTSHASNPSPAAEERPATMTGILPAAGFADVAKTVTPAVVNITTSGAEEVADSTRPRGRMEDFFGSPFGPRRFGPPMEPLERRGGGQGSGVIVTPDGYVLTNNHVIAGAKTVTVTLPDKREFKGRIVGSDPKSDIAVIKIDGTQLPTVTWGDSSRLQVGEYVLAVGNPFGLNSTVTLGIVSALGRGHMGITQYEDFIQTDAAINPGNSGGALVNTRGELIGINTAIFSQTGGYQGVGFAVPTGMSKPIYESLVKTGKVVRGYLGVGIQDLNQELAKSFNVKGSNGAIVTDVKEEGPADKAGLKQGDVILSFQGTPIEDAVTLQRAVTRSSVGSKATVTVMREGREKDLTVTIGELPDNPQVAKAEAGPSEQPLAGLAVQELDRETAQELGIKGNIHGVVVTTVDPESDAERAGLMPGDVIREINRKPVTSMKDFDRAASDLKKGQTVLVLVNRRGASLYLSAKI, encoded by the coding sequence ATGAAACGACCTACGCAGTCCGTCAGTGCCATTGCCGGCATCGCCGCCCTGGGCGCTGCCTTATTATGGAGTTATCTCCCGCTGACCACTTCACACGCCTCAAATCCGTCACCAGCGGCTGAGGAGCGCCCGGCGACGATGACGGGAATCTTGCCCGCAGCCGGATTTGCAGATGTCGCCAAGACGGTCACACCGGCCGTCGTGAACATCACCACGAGCGGCGCAGAAGAAGTGGCTGATTCCACACGCCCGCGCGGCCGGATGGAAGACTTTTTCGGATCGCCGTTCGGGCCGCGCCGGTTCGGGCCGCCGATGGAGCCCCTGGAACGCCGTGGCGGCGGGCAGGGATCGGGCGTGATCGTCACCCCCGACGGATATGTACTGACGAACAACCACGTGATCGCCGGAGCGAAGACCGTCACCGTCACGCTTCCGGACAAGCGGGAATTCAAAGGGCGCATCGTCGGCAGTGACCCCAAGAGCGATATTGCCGTGATCAAGATCGACGGCACTCAGCTTCCGACAGTGACGTGGGGCGACTCCAGCCGCCTCCAGGTCGGTGAATATGTGCTGGCTGTCGGGAACCCGTTTGGTTTGAACTCCACAGTCACCCTGGGCATTGTCAGCGCCCTCGGCCGCGGACACATGGGAATTACGCAGTACGAAGATTTCATTCAGACGGATGCCGCGATCAATCCTGGCAACAGCGGCGGCGCATTGGTGAACACCAGAGGTGAGTTGATCGGCATCAACACCGCGATCTTCTCTCAGACCGGCGGCTACCAGGGCGTCGGCTTCGCCGTCCCCACGGGCATGAGCAAACCGATCTATGAGAGCCTGGTCAAGACGGGGAAGGTCGTACGCGGGTACCTGGGCGTCGGGATACAGGATCTGAATCAGGAGTTAGCCAAGTCGTTCAACGTCAAAGGAAGTAACGGCGCGATCGTCACCGATGTAAAGGAAGAGGGACCTGCAGACAAGGCCGGCCTCAAGCAGGGAGACGTGATCCTGTCCTTTCAGGGAACTCCGATCGAAGATGCCGTCACCCTTCAGCGCGCCGTTACAAGAAGCTCGGTCGGCAGCAAGGCGACAGTCACCGTGATGCGAGAGGGTCGTGAAAAGGACCTGACCGTCACGATCGGTGAACTGCCGGACAACCCGCAGGTCGCTAAGGCGGAGGCCGGTCCGTCGGAACAGCCGCTGGCCGGACTGGCCGTGCAGGAGTTGGACCGGGAAACTGCCCAGGAGCTCGGGATCAAAGGCAACATTCACGGCGTCGTCGTCACGACCGTCGATCCAGAGAGCGACGCGGAGCGCGCCGGGTTAATGCCGGGCGACGTGATCCGGGAGATCAACCGCAAACCAGTCACCTCGATGAAGGATTTCGATCGGGCCGCATCGGACCTCAAGAAGGGACAAACGGTGTTGGTGCTGGTGAATCGGAGAGGCGCGTCCCTATACCTCAGCGCCAAGATCTAA
- a CDS encoding response regulator transcription factor, giving the protein MRVLVIEDETKVGSFIKRALEEESYAVDLCEDGAQGLDMALSGSYDLIMIDLMLPSLPGLEVLTRLRKEKIQTPVLILTAQSKVDQRVKGLDAGADDYLTKPFAIDELLARVRALLRRGTAESSGTLQIDDLLLNPATREVTRGGQRIELTVKEYALLEYFMRHAGRVLTRPMISDHVWNQDFDTFTNVIDVYVNYLRNKIDRGRARKLIHTIRGSGYMLKVD; this is encoded by the coding sequence ATGCGCGTCCTCGTCATTGAAGATGAAACCAAGGTGGGCTCCTTCATCAAGCGAGCGCTTGAGGAGGAGAGTTACGCCGTCGATCTCTGCGAGGACGGCGCGCAAGGCCTCGACATGGCCTTGAGCGGCAGTTACGACCTCATCATGATCGATCTCATGCTGCCGAGCCTACCCGGGCTGGAAGTGCTCACACGCCTCCGCAAGGAAAAGATTCAGACTCCCGTGCTGATCCTGACGGCGCAATCGAAAGTGGACCAGCGGGTCAAAGGATTGGACGCCGGCGCGGACGACTACCTCACAAAGCCCTTCGCCATCGATGAATTGCTCGCGCGTGTCCGGGCTCTGTTACGACGCGGCACGGCCGAATCCTCCGGCACACTCCAGATCGACGATCTCCTGCTCAATCCGGCCACACGCGAAGTCACACGCGGCGGACAACGCATCGAGCTGACGGTGAAGGAATATGCGCTGCTGGAATATTTCATGCGCCATGCCGGACGGGTGCTGACTCGTCCCATGATTTCCGACCATGTCTGGAATCAGGACTTCGACACGTTCACCAACGTGATCGACGTCTATGTGAACTACTTGCGGAATAAGATTGATCGCGGACGCGCTCGAAAGTTGATCCATACGATTCGAGGGAGTGGGTACATGCTCAAGGTGGACTGA
- a CDS encoding ankyrin repeat domain-containing protein — protein sequence MATVHPGTATSASAIASPLDSTQAVVCPFCQTLTPCAPVAGVPLHQCPCPSCNENLLILNPDGQPADEDMVTPSSAGGSDATDMSRRLVGLAVALLACVLNYALLAGMASWMFNQIKSTHDPYDIDELTLSPIILKANGWTALHLAAARGDLSEVTSLLEDGSPVDRHNNNGRTALFEAATRGQTPVVTVLLQYGANPNAKMKQNMTALLTAAEHGHADTIAVLLSNSADLNALCTCGDSALHRAVRKGHLAAAQVLLEQGIAANQKSHGETALEIAQHDEDRELIELLRAHGGREFSQAKAHRAQGVAFQKKGQVDKALFAYAEALNLDPDDPEAYFDRGTALLEKDSPDEALIAFHAAIRLNSTFLEAYSAAASVHVARRQWDQASALWDRYLAQRPQDGRAHFERAIVKRSKGDSKGFLQELQQACTFGHRAAC from the coding sequence ATGGCAACCGTTCACCCAGGCACAGCAACATCTGCGTCCGCCATCGCTTCGCCGCTGGATTCGACGCAGGCGGTCGTCTGCCCCTTTTGCCAAACCCTCACCCCTTGCGCGCCTGTTGCCGGTGTCCCCCTACATCAATGTCCCTGTCCCTCCTGCAACGAAAATCTGCTGATTCTCAACCCGGACGGGCAACCAGCCGATGAGGACATGGTCACCCCATCGTCGGCCGGCGGGTCTGATGCCACCGACATGTCACGGCGTCTCGTAGGTCTCGCTGTGGCTCTGCTGGCCTGTGTCTTGAACTATGCACTGCTGGCCGGCATGGCGTCCTGGATGTTCAATCAGATCAAATCGACGCATGATCCCTATGACATCGATGAATTGACGCTCTCCCCGATTATCTTGAAAGCCAACGGTTGGACAGCGCTTCACCTCGCAGCGGCACGAGGAGATCTGTCCGAGGTGACGTCGCTGCTGGAAGACGGGAGCCCGGTCGACCGACACAATAACAATGGACGAACGGCCTTGTTCGAAGCAGCAACGCGCGGGCAGACACCGGTGGTCACGGTGCTGCTTCAATATGGAGCCAATCCCAACGCGAAGATGAAGCAAAACATGACCGCGCTGCTGACGGCGGCTGAACACGGACATGCCGACACCATTGCCGTGCTCCTGTCCAACAGCGCCGATCTCAATGCGCTGTGCACCTGTGGCGATTCAGCGCTACACCGGGCCGTACGGAAAGGGCATCTGGCTGCCGCTCAAGTCCTGCTGGAGCAGGGCATCGCTGCAAACCAAAAGAGCCATGGAGAGACCGCCCTTGAGATCGCGCAGCATGACGAGGATCGGGAATTGATCGAGCTGTTGCGCGCGCACGGAGGCAGAGAATTCTCCCAGGCCAAGGCCCATCGTGCCCAAGGCGTAGCCTTCCAGAAGAAGGGGCAGGTCGATAAGGCGCTTTTCGCATACGCCGAAGCCCTGAACCTGGACCCGGATGACCCGGAAGCCTATTTCGACCGCGGCACCGCGCTGCTCGAAAAGGACTCCCCGGATGAAGCACTCATCGCCTTTCACGCCGCGATCCGCCTCAATTCAACCTTCCTCGAAGCCTATAGCGCCGCGGCCTCGGTACACGTCGCGCGCCGACAGTGGGACCAGGCCTCAGCCTTGTGGGACCGATACCTGGCACAACGGCCACAGGACGGCCGCGCCCATTTTGAACGAGCGATCGTCAAACGGTCGAAGGGGGACAGCAAGGGTTTCTTGCAGGAACTGCAACAGGCCTGCACCTTCGGGCATCGGGCGGCCTGCTGA
- a CDS encoding M48 family metallopeptidase translates to MPASRSAYYLDGRTATRHRVTLTVTPATLHIAMPDGSAKQWPYNGIRQTQGTYRGEPVRLEFGPEPAEAIVVSTAALLRDIHGVAPALARHFHNPAIRHARIGWTLCAAVGVALMVVGLYRWGIPGIASAATPFIPVAWEESLGRQIVAHLAPETQQCRNPERLRKLDLIAQTLAATHPESPYRITLSVVDDPTVNAFAAPGGRVVILRGLLERTASPDQLAGVLAHELQHIYQRHTTKAILEQTAATLLLTAVSGDMSGGLAWGLEGARTMGSLHYSRTHETEADLEGLRMMQAASLDPAAMIAFYGTMERGAQDQIGPPAFLSTHPDMGERLARLIALAGPPPSDAQRLLPGEDWKDIRTLCRLQAGGRSASASPELS, encoded by the coding sequence ATGCCTGCCAGCCGGAGCGCCTACTATCTCGACGGTCGCACGGCCACGCGCCATCGTGTCACCCTCACAGTCACCCCCGCGACCCTGCACATTGCGATGCCCGACGGCAGTGCCAAACAATGGCCCTATAACGGGATCCGTCAGACGCAGGGCACTTACCGCGGCGAGCCGGTTCGCCTGGAATTCGGGCCTGAACCGGCCGAAGCCATCGTCGTTTCCACAGCCGCGTTGCTGAGGGACATTCACGGGGTGGCACCGGCTCTCGCACGGCACTTCCATAACCCGGCCATACGACACGCGCGCATCGGTTGGACCCTCTGTGCCGCAGTCGGCGTCGCTCTCATGGTCGTGGGTCTCTATCGATGGGGCATCCCCGGTATCGCCTCCGCCGCGACGCCCTTTATACCCGTAGCGTGGGAAGAATCACTGGGCCGGCAGATCGTCGCACACCTTGCGCCGGAAACACAGCAGTGTCGCAATCCGGAGCGACTGCGCAAACTCGACCTCATCGCGCAAACGCTGGCCGCCACACATCCTGAGTCCCCCTATCGGATCACCCTCTCCGTCGTCGATGACCCGACCGTCAACGCATTCGCCGCACCGGGCGGCCGGGTGGTGATTCTCCGCGGCCTGCTGGAACGCACAGCCAGCCCGGATCAACTGGCCGGCGTGCTCGCCCATGAACTCCAACATATCTATCAACGCCATACGACTAAGGCCATTCTGGAACAGACAGCCGCCACGCTGCTGCTGACCGCCGTCTCCGGCGACATGTCCGGCGGGCTCGCCTGGGGCCTGGAGGGGGCTCGCACGATGGGTTCGTTGCACTATAGCCGTACTCATGAAACGGAGGCCGATCTCGAAGGCCTTCGTATGATGCAGGCCGCCAGCCTCGATCCCGCCGCCATGATTGCCTTCTATGGAACCATGGAGAGAGGTGCCCAGGATCAGATCGGGCCGCCTGCCTTCCTCTCCACCCATCCGGACATGGGGGAACGGCTCGCCAGGCTCATCGCACTGGCCGGCCCTCCTCCGTCCGACGCGCAACGGCTTCTTCCCGGAGAAGACTGGAAAGATATCCGTACACTCTGCCGCCTACAGGCAGGCGGGCGTTCCGCCTCAGCCTCCCCCGAGTTGTCTTAG
- the rimO gene encoding 30S ribosomal protein S12 methylthiotransferase RimO, giving the protein MASSLITPSRVKRNKPTIGFVNLGCSKNQVDSEVMLGTLVAGGFQLTGDARAAEVVIINTCGFIEEAKQESINSIIEHGRLKKSGSCRVLIAAGCLAQRYQGELLKELPELDGVVGTGEFGRIAEICRSLLAPKARQQRLWIGQPPYLYDAETPRIRLGTPHSAYLKIAEGCNRNCAFCAIPIMRGKQRSRPIESIVAEAGRLAQEGVKELNLISQDTINYGVDLGLKQGLTALLRELVTVKDVRWIRPFYLYPQQVTDELLDLYAGEAHITKYLDMPLQHISDGMLKRMHRLGDRKHVTKLVERIRTKIPGVFFRTAFIVGFPGETDAMFEELKQFILDMEFDRVAVFLYSDEEGTSAVDLDRKVDQAVMEERRNELLALQESISEAKNRDYLGRTMEVLVDGISEESDRLLECRHEGLAPEIDGVVFCDRSAGKPGEFISVTVTDVAGYDLIAQPVVRADAPTAVPAAPTLLMPKKSGAGYR; this is encoded by the coding sequence ATGGCCTCGTCATTGATTACCCCATCACGGGTGAAACGCAACAAACCCACGATCGGCTTCGTGAACCTCGGTTGTTCAAAAAACCAGGTGGACTCCGAAGTCATGCTCGGCACATTGGTCGCCGGAGGCTTTCAACTCACGGGCGACGCGCGCGCCGCGGAAGTCGTTATCATCAATACCTGTGGCTTCATCGAGGAGGCGAAGCAGGAGTCGATCAACAGCATCATCGAACATGGACGGTTGAAGAAGTCCGGATCCTGCCGCGTCCTGATCGCCGCCGGGTGTCTGGCGCAGCGGTACCAGGGCGAACTGTTGAAAGAATTGCCTGAGCTGGACGGCGTCGTGGGAACGGGCGAGTTCGGGCGCATCGCGGAGATCTGTCGCAGTTTGCTGGCGCCGAAAGCTCGTCAGCAGCGACTCTGGATTGGGCAACCGCCCTATCTGTATGATGCCGAGACCCCGCGCATCCGTCTTGGGACTCCCCACAGCGCCTATTTGAAAATTGCCGAAGGCTGTAACCGGAACTGCGCGTTCTGTGCGATTCCCATCATGCGGGGCAAGCAGCGCAGCCGCCCGATTGAATCGATTGTGGCTGAGGCGGGACGGTTGGCTCAGGAAGGGGTGAAGGAACTCAACCTGATTTCCCAGGACACGATCAATTATGGGGTGGACCTCGGATTGAAGCAGGGGCTCACGGCGTTGCTTCGGGAACTGGTGACGGTGAAGGATGTGCGCTGGATCCGGCCCTTCTATCTGTACCCGCAACAGGTAACAGACGAGTTGCTGGATCTGTATGCCGGAGAGGCGCATATCACCAAGTATCTCGACATGCCGTTGCAACATATCAGCGACGGCATGCTGAAGCGGATGCACCGGTTGGGAGACCGCAAACACGTCACCAAGCTGGTCGAACGCATCCGCACCAAGATTCCCGGCGTCTTTTTCAGAACGGCGTTTATCGTCGGGTTTCCCGGTGAGACCGATGCCATGTTCGAGGAGCTGAAGCAATTCATCCTCGATATGGAATTCGATCGTGTGGCAGTGTTTCTTTATTCTGATGAAGAGGGCACGTCGGCCGTCGATCTCGACCGGAAGGTTGATCAGGCGGTGATGGAAGAACGCCGCAATGAGCTGCTGGCTCTGCAGGAATCCATTTCAGAAGCCAAGAACCGTGACTACCTTGGTCGTACGATGGAAGTCCTTGTGGATGGGATCTCTGAAGAATCGGACCGTCTGCTGGAATGCAGACATGAAGGGTTGGCGCCTGAGATTGACGGGGTGGTCTTCTGTGATCGCAGCGCGGGGAAGCCGGGAGAGTTTATTTCGGTCACCGTTACCGATGTGGCCGGCTATGATCTGATTGCCCAGCCGGTTGTGCGGGCCGACGCGCCGACTGCTGTGCCCGCTGCTCCGACTCTCCTCATGCCCAAGAAATCAGGGGCAGGCTACCGATAA
- a CDS encoding FAD-binding protein translates to MITHDILIVGAGLAGMRAAIAAPPDLNVALLSKVHPVRSHSVAAQGGINAAIGEQDSWEAHAYDTAKGGLYLGDQDAIEAMCREAPQDILELERMGVIFSRTPEGRIAQRPFGGAGFPRTCYAADRTGHALLHAMYEQLMKRQCRVYEEWYVTALLVEQGRCCGVVAWDLVHGGLQVLRAKAVILATGGSGRVFSTSTNAVINTGDGMALAYRAGLPLEDMEFVQFHPTTLKDTGILITEGARGEGGYLLNTLGERFMKRYAPEQMELATRSTVSLAIGQEIQEGRGVDGCVLLDLRHLGRARILERLPQIRELALEFAGLDPIETPIPIRPGAHYQMGGVKTNAWGETDLPGLFAAGECACVSVHGANRLGGNSLLETIVFGRRAGTRAAEAIRDCDLQPVPEEVLKGEEQRLKTLLINPGPERAWQIRDDLGKTMSLNLGIFRTKQSMQEALGAIQALKVRAQRMCVQDKGQIFNTDLIQALELQCLLDIADTIVVSALGREESRGAHYRADFPTRNDSAWLRHTVSHHQADGPRLSYVPVTITRFPLA, encoded by the coding sequence ATGATCACACATGACATCTTGATCGTCGGAGCGGGACTCGCCGGAATGCGGGCGGCTATTGCCGCACCGCCTGACCTCAATGTGGCACTCCTCTCCAAGGTTCATCCGGTCCGCAGCCACTCCGTGGCCGCCCAAGGCGGAATTAACGCGGCCATCGGGGAGCAGGACTCCTGGGAAGCCCATGCCTATGACACGGCCAAGGGGGGACTTTACCTGGGCGATCAGGATGCGATCGAGGCCATGTGCCGGGAAGCCCCGCAAGACATTTTAGAGCTTGAACGCATGGGTGTGATCTTCAGCCGCACCCCGGAAGGGCGAATCGCCCAACGGCCGTTCGGGGGAGCCGGATTTCCACGAACCTGCTATGCCGCCGACCGCACCGGGCACGCGCTGTTGCACGCCATGTACGAGCAGCTGATGAAGAGACAGTGCCGGGTGTACGAAGAATGGTACGTCACGGCGTTGCTGGTCGAACAGGGCCGTTGTTGCGGAGTGGTGGCCTGGGATCTGGTCCATGGAGGATTGCAGGTCCTGCGTGCAAAGGCCGTCATTCTTGCCACCGGCGGGAGCGGCCGCGTCTTTTCGACCAGCACGAATGCCGTCATTAACACCGGAGACGGCATGGCCCTGGCCTATCGCGCGGGCCTCCCGCTGGAAGACATGGAGTTCGTCCAGTTCCATCCGACCACCTTGAAAGACACTGGCATTCTGATCACCGAGGGCGCGCGCGGGGAAGGCGGCTATTTGCTGAACACGCTCGGCGAGCGGTTCATGAAACGATATGCGCCGGAGCAGATGGAGCTGGCGACCCGCTCCACGGTGTCGCTGGCCATCGGCCAGGAAATTCAAGAAGGACGAGGCGTCGACGGCTGCGTCTTACTCGACCTTCGACACCTCGGCCGCGCCCGTATTCTGGAGCGGCTCCCGCAGATTCGAGAGCTGGCCCTGGAATTCGCCGGACTCGATCCGATCGAAACACCCATTCCCATTCGACCCGGCGCCCATTACCAAATGGGCGGCGTGAAAACCAACGCTTGGGGAGAGACCGACCTACCGGGACTCTTCGCCGCAGGCGAATGCGCTTGCGTGAGTGTGCACGGAGCCAATCGCCTGGGAGGGAATTCCCTCCTCGAAACCATTGTCTTCGGACGCCGGGCCGGCACGAGAGCCGCGGAGGCGATCCGCGACTGTGACCTGCAGCCAGTTCCCGAAGAAGTCCTCAAAGGTGAAGAACAGCGATTGAAGACCCTGCTGATTAATCCCGGCCCCGAGCGGGCCTGGCAGATACGGGATGACCTCGGCAAGACCATGAGCCTCAATCTGGGCATCTTCCGCACCAAGCAGTCCATGCAAGAGGCCCTGGGGGCCATTCAAGCCCTCAAGGTCCGTGCACAACGGATGTGCGTTCAGGACAAGGGACAGATCTTCAACACCGACCTGATCCAGGCGCTTGAACTCCAGTGCCTACTCGACATCGCGGACACCATCGTCGTGAGCGCCCTCGGACGGGAAGAAAGCCGCGGGGCCCACTATCGGGCCGATTTCCCCACTCGAAACGACAGCGCCTGGCTCCGCCACACCGTAAGCCACCATCAGGCGGATGGGCCCCGGTTGAGCTATGTTCCCGTCACCATTACACGATTCCCTCTCGCATAA
- a CDS encoding YjgN family protein: MTTTDAQSETADHSPSVTCNRCLGRYRIRDARRLTGRSRSLCPTCGARFAVVVAAPAVNQRQIEVQVPSPVRFQPPATDAPESTPSMQRGSFHGAGGTLLGMQIVNVCLTIVTLGAYHFWAKAKIRRYLFSQTSFAGDRFVYHGTGKELYQGFLKAMVVFGIPYFSLGAAQSFLTLPQPVDVLLQAMAALVLFLYVPVAIVNARRYRCTRTSWRGIRFSFRGRTANFLKLYLKGWLFTVLTLGTYYPYFQTQRQAFLHSHTYFGNQQFRFTGHGSGLMVPFAVTLFTTYAVLCLCGLALALQLTNAGLTLLLIPFVLGPVWVWLLGQKQKYYWDHTTFGEARFSSSITWQKLSGLYLGNLALLLLTLGWAWPWVTVRNARFFTGTLSLQGVTDLDRVLQDTTETSVTGEGLSNLLDTGFDMD, translated from the coding sequence ATGACCACCACCGACGCGCAGAGCGAGACCGCCGACCACTCCCCAAGCGTCACCTGCAATCGCTGCCTCGGTCGCTATCGGATTCGCGACGCACGTCGATTGACGGGTAGATCCCGAAGCCTCTGCCCGACTTGCGGGGCACGATTCGCCGTCGTGGTCGCCGCGCCTGCTGTAAATCAACGGCAGATTGAAGTACAGGTCCCTTCGCCGGTGCGCTTCCAGCCTCCGGCAACCGACGCCCCTGAATCCACTCCCTCAATGCAACGCGGGTCCTTTCACGGAGCCGGCGGCACCTTGCTGGGCATGCAGATCGTCAACGTCTGCCTGACGATCGTCACCCTTGGCGCCTACCACTTTTGGGCCAAGGCGAAGATCCGCCGGTACCTGTTCAGCCAAACCTCATTCGCGGGAGACCGGTTTGTCTATCACGGCACCGGAAAAGAACTGTATCAGGGGTTCTTGAAAGCGATGGTGGTCTTCGGCATTCCCTATTTTTCGTTAGGCGCCGCGCAGAGCTTTCTGACCCTCCCGCAACCGGTCGACGTCCTCTTACAAGCGATGGCAGCTCTGGTGCTGTTCCTCTATGTCCCGGTCGCCATCGTCAATGCGCGGAGGTATCGCTGCACGCGCACCTCCTGGCGAGGCATCCGATTCTCGTTTCGAGGACGAACAGCGAACTTCCTGAAGCTCTATCTCAAAGGGTGGCTCTTCACCGTTCTGACCCTGGGCACCTACTATCCCTATTTCCAGACGCAGCGGCAGGCATTTCTCCACTCCCACACCTATTTCGGCAATCAGCAGTTCCGGTTTACCGGACACGGATCGGGCCTGATGGTGCCCTTTGCCGTCACCCTCTTCACCACCTACGCGGTACTGTGCCTGTGCGGCCTCGCCCTGGCCCTCCAGTTGACAAACGCCGGGCTCACGCTGCTCCTGATTCCCTTCGTACTCGGTCCGGTGTGGGTGTGGCTACTCGGGCAAAAGCAGAAGTACTACTGGGATCACACCACGTTCGGCGAGGCACGATTTTCATCCAGCATCACCTGGCAAAAACTATCCGGCCTCTACCTCGGCAACCTTGCTCTCTTGCTGCTCACGCTGGGGTGGGCCTGGCCATGGGTCACCGTCCGGAACGCCCGCTTCTTCACCGGCACGCTTTCGTTGCAGGGTGTGACGGATCTCGATCGCGTCCTGCAAGACACCACCGAAACATCCGTCACCGGCGAAGGCCTGTCGAACCTGCTCGACACTGGCTTCGATATGGACTAA
- a CDS encoding cell wall metabolism sensor histidine kinase WalK has product MPLRVRLTLWYGTALALILLTFSVVLYTITARGLRDQVDESLQETASAAVRSLEKRGFLPLIDEDALLSQFPELTRIDKFFQIFSPTGTITIRSPNIRQHDVPLSRHALEAAFTGSTVFESARYPNEPPLRLVSVPIIYRGSLLYIVQVGTTLEGVEETLRRFLLVLVVMAPIALVVSLVGGWFLAGRALRPVDSITIAAQRIAAGDLTQRLTSERSTDEIGRLTDTFNNMIARLETSFAQIRQFSSDASHELRTPLTVMKGESELVLRRPRPVEDYIAVLESNLEEIDRMSRIVEELLFLSRADLGQVKTECEPVRLEALVEDIQRQACLLGQERGVDVIMGTIQPATVRGDELRLRELILNIVDNAVKYSYPQGTVDIDLLVEGPTARLSVRDHGIGIPQDAHKQIFDRFFRTDDARSHTKKGTGLGLAICAWIAEAHHGHIEVQSEVGKGSTFTIVLPLAPPTA; this is encoded by the coding sequence ATGCCGCTTCGAGTCCGGCTCACACTCTGGTACGGAACGGCCCTGGCCCTCATCCTGCTGACCTTTTCCGTGGTGCTCTATACGATCACAGCGCGCGGCCTCCGGGATCAAGTCGATGAGTCGCTGCAAGAAACCGCATCGGCAGCCGTGCGTTCACTGGAGAAGCGCGGATTTCTCCCCTTGATCGACGAAGACGCGCTGTTGAGCCAATTCCCCGAATTGACCCGCATCGACAAATTCTTCCAGATCTTCAGTCCTACCGGCACCATCACCATCCGCTCTCCCAACATCCGGCAACACGACGTGCCATTGAGCCGCCACGCGCTGGAAGCCGCCTTTACGGGCAGCACCGTCTTCGAATCGGCCAGGTATCCCAACGAACCTCCTCTCCGCCTGGTCTCAGTTCCCATCATCTACCGCGGCTCCCTGCTCTATATCGTGCAAGTCGGCACCACCCTGGAAGGTGTCGAAGAAACCCTTCGCCGGTTCTTGCTCGTCCTCGTGGTCATGGCGCCGATCGCTCTGGTCGTCTCATTGGTGGGAGGATGGTTTCTGGCCGGACGCGCCCTTCGGCCCGTCGATTCCATTACCATCGCAGCGCAACGCATTGCCGCAGGCGACCTGACACAGCGCCTGACCTCAGAACGCTCCACGGATGAAATCGGACGACTCACCGACACCTTCAACAACATGATCGCGCGCCTGGAAACCTCCTTCGCGCAAATCCGGCAATTCAGCAGCGATGCCTCGCACGAACTCCGGACCCCGCTGACCGTCATGAAGGGCGAAAGCGAGCTGGTCCTCCGTCGTCCTCGTCCCGTCGAAGACTATATCGCCGTCCTGGAAAGCAATCTGGAGGAAATCGACCGGATGTCGCGCATCGTCGAGGAACTCCTCTTCCTCTCGCGGGCGGATCTGGGCCAGGTCAAAACAGAATGTGAGCCGGTTCGCCTGGAAGCCTTGGTGGAAGATATCCAGCGTCAAGCCTGCCTGCTCGGTCAAGAGCGTGGGGTAGACGTGATCATGGGCACCATTCAACCGGCAACCGTCCGTGGCGACGAACTCCGCCTGCGGGAACTCATTCTGAACATCGTCGACAATGCCGTAAAATACTCCTACCCGCAGGGCACGGTGGATATCGATTTGCTGGTGGAAGGCCCCACGGCGCGCCTTTCAGTGCGGGACCACGGGATCGGCATCCCCCAGGACGCGCACAAACAAATTTTTGACCGGTTCTTCCGCACCGACGACGCACGCTCCCACACGAAAAAGGGGACCGGGCTCGGCCTGGCCATCTGCGCCTGGATTGCCGAGGCGCACCATGGACACATCGAGGTCCAGAGCGAAGTCGGCAAAGGGTCGACCTTCACCATCGTGCTGCCCCTTGCTCCTCCGACAGCTTAA